Proteins from one Mycobacterium sp. HUMS_12744610 genomic window:
- a CDS encoding fatty-acid--AMP ligase has protein sequence MIERSLPAVLRRHASLRPDETAATFVDYEQDWEGFEQSLTWSQLYRRTLNVAQQLKAHGSTGDRVVISAPQGLEYVVGFLGALEAGQIAVPLSVPLGGASDERVSAVLADASPSAILTTSAVAGSIADYVAAQPAGSRPSVVELDLLNLDADCGPLAEPESLHDIAYLQYTSGSTRTPAGVVVSHKNVQANYEQIISAYYGGPPPPDTTIVTWLPFFHDMGLIVGIVLPVLGGLHAVVTSPMSFLQRPARWMQLLASNTGAFTSGPNVSFELAALKTSDGDLAGLDLGDVRHILNGAERVQPVTMRRFAERFARFNLRPEALRPSYGLAETVVFVATRESGHPPEIVYFESEELSAGHAKRCASGEGMPLISYGMPQSPLVRIVDPETRIECPAGTVGEIWVHGDNVAEGYWQKPEETERTFGATLVGPSAGTPEGPWLRTGDLGFVSEGELFIKGRIKDILIVYGRNHAPDDIEATIQEITHGRCVAIAAPDDDGVEHLVAIVEVKQRDEPEEAAAQRLTTVRREITAAISRSHGLAVADLVLVQPGSIPLTTSGKVRRRDCAQLYPRGAFTRIDEGLRALERPVVDDTGADAGADAGLAQRLRTLHGQQHDLLVAEVCSQAATVLGHASPDHIDPGLTFQELGFDSIKATELLDRLKTVTELELPLTLAFDYPTPDELATYLGRLMAGPASAAAAAGAQVRVDEPIAVVGMACRFPGRVDSAAALWDLVAGGTDAVGDFPADRGWDLANLFDPDPDAVGKTYTRAGGFVTDVAGFDADFFGISAREAQSMDPQQRLLLEVCWEALETARIDPASLVGSATGVFAGAWSQTYGAGGSDGAEGYGLTGSSTSVVSGRVAYALGLQGPAVTVDTACSSSLVAAHWACQSLLNGESSLALAGGVTVMTTPTIFTEFARQRGLAADGRCKAFSANADGTGWGEGAAVLVLERLSDARRNDHPVLALIAGSAINQDGASNGLTAPNGPAQQRVITQAVANAGINLDEVDVVEAHGTGTTLGDPIEAGALIATYGAARKPQHPLWLGSIKSNIGHTQAAAGAAGIIKMVEALNHDSLPPTLNVSSPSPHIDWSAGTVRLLTEPVPWPATEHPRTAAVSSFGISGTNAHLILQQAPAPPGEGADAEAPGGEAGAEFGLLLWPVSARTPAALCAQADRLHHHLGERPDLDPADVAYSLATTRSHHPYRAVISAPAGSADPRKELLDALDALRAGQAHPQLVGHHYLAHLRGKIVFVLPGQGGQYPGMGRELYEHHRVFADTVDDCDNALRPFTGWSVREVLCQDPGAPALERVDVVQPVLFTMMVSLAEVLRHYGIVPDAVIGHSQGEIAAAYIAGVLSLPEAAKVVALRSRALSALGGTGAMASVLLSADRLEPLLRPWGAALSIATINGPSHTIISGTPDALEQFTATCERDGLHIRPIAVDYASHSAQVAPLRERLLTELADLTPMPASIPLYSTVGEALSAEPLDTTTMDADYWYRNLREPVRFHDRVAERLAVGEHTFVELSPHPVLAPAITDTLAQETRRTQSAVITTLHRDHPDQDNLATALAHLHNHGHSPAWSALYPYARTIDLPTYPFEHRRYWLNPAPAGDASGLGQDPAEHPLLAAVIDLADQDQAVLTGRLSTATQGWLRGHQVKDTVLFPATGFIDLVLQAGEYTGSPVIDELVLHAPLRLSDDAPTDLQIAVHSAADTGQRTFSVHSRTGGQSGVWTLHASGALSSHPPATALLMPTPAVEAVDQDDFYERLAQRGYRYSGPFRSLRGIGTDPAQPETVYAEVALPAGTDVAGYGIHPALMDAALHAMASVLDRTGEADSASLRLPYAFSGITLHATAATQLHLRLSRTADDTWELCATDPAGAPVITIATITLRELPDITGPLAVAGLRDSVFQLSWPPLLDDTSTAAAPVPEWAVVTGAPDRLPAGLQNGPIHTDLAAVAPCPELVIWFLPDTEDTADPPQQVHDLTRDVLAQLQSWLARPDTAPARLLVVTRNAVSINAFDGAPGLAHAAAWALIHTAQNEHPDRIVLLDTDNTAASQDNLLTIAATRPAGEPQLALRHGVAHIPRVARPLILTPPDSPHWQLSSTGRGDLSNLTLAATTPDALAPGQVRVQIRAAGLNFHDVVVALGAIADENMGSEAAGIVLEAAPGSSFRPGDAVMGSFTTNAFAPTAIADERLLVPVPDGWSFTQAASAPVAFLTAYISLVEIAGLSAGQRVLIHAGSGGVGQAAIQIAHHLGAEVFATAHPSKHHVLTGLGLDPDHIASSRTLDFLDAFRAATGGRGMDVVLNSLAGEFIDASLKLLPRGGSFVEIGKTDLRAAAEVAAAHPGVDYQVYDLASATAQELQPAWAALAEMFASGALKPLPTTSYGLLTAPQAFRDMSQGIHIGKIVLLPPPVLDPEGTVLITGGTGMLGALFAEHLVTHHGVKHLLLVSRSGPAASGAAELQQRLAGLGAQATITACDTANATELARVLDNIPAQHPLTAVLHAAGVLEDAAVADMTADQIDAVLAAKVDAAWHLHRLTADRDLAAFVLFSSAAGILGSPGQGNYAAANAYLDALARQRNHTRLVATSLAWGYWQTPSGMTAHLSTADLTRLARTGLTPITNEHGLALFDAAIASQRPNLLASPFNIAALTRQARNNALPAILSTLTTGRPRASVASARSLQAQLAAQTPEQQLQALTAMVTATTAAVLSHPDPAALDSDRPFKDLGIDSLTALELRNTINQHTGLALPATLVLDHPTPAALAAHLADLLIDTAAPSAPAAQVATHDDEPVDNRLAYVDQAMFLAMRAVHDTLTQFTWLYDHAVDVDALRRFHRNLGCGLLGRKIERSPLPFARDRWVRATATADLDVAATARPRAEVNAWLDERARLPIDPEWGPGWHLGMLPLDDGGAAVTLVVSHTLVDGIGLGQAIADAAEGRMRDFGYPPGGSRTRRQAVREDLRQTVQELPGIAKAFASAAEKIWSDRKHFTSSVKAAPPPAPRTTDSDHVVEVPAVTAYVDLTKWDARAKGLGASSNSLVAAVACRLAVRAGRVHDDGTVTLRFPVTLRAEDDTRGNALTVVDVVVDPTHAVSDLGDMHAKITQAILAAMKNPDEEYLSTFPLAPLVPKRLNRRLAGLAAGGASHPVTVSNVGDLPAAVNRPDGTDADYAYMRSVEPDIKKSTLEHIGGQLFVGSGRSRGKIFFRISAYVLGRPNTQDELREMVSSTFAEFDLVAEIDC, from the coding sequence TGGTTACGAGCCCGATGTCGTTCCTGCAGCGACCGGCGCGATGGATGCAGTTGCTGGCAAGCAACACCGGCGCTTTCACGTCAGGGCCCAACGTCTCTTTCGAATTGGCCGCCCTGAAGACGTCGGACGGCGACCTGGCCGGGCTCGACCTCGGCGACGTGCGCCACATCCTCAACGGTGCCGAACGCGTGCAACCGGTGACGATGCGGCGCTTCGCCGAGCGGTTCGCCCGCTTCAACCTTCGCCCCGAGGCGTTACGGCCCTCGTATGGACTCGCCGAAACAGTGGTCTTCGTGGCGACCCGCGAGTCGGGGCACCCACCAGAAATCGTGTATTTCGAATCCGAGGAACTGTCCGCCGGCCATGCGAAGCGGTGCGCGAGCGGCGAAGGCATGCCGCTGATCAGCTACGGCATGCCGCAGTCGCCACTGGTGCGCATCGTCGACCCCGAAACCCGCATCGAGTGTCCGGCCGGAACCGTCGGTGAGATCTGGGTGCATGGCGACAACGTCGCCGAAGGCTATTGGCAGAAACCCGAAGAGACCGAACGCACCTTCGGCGCAACGCTTGTCGGCCCGTCGGCCGGCACACCCGAAGGGCCGTGGCTGCGAACCGGGGATTTGGGCTTTGTCTCCGAGGGAGAGCTTTTCATCAAGGGCCGCATCAAGGACATCCTGATCGTCTACGGGCGTAACCACGCTCCGGACGACATCGAGGCGACGATCCAGGAAATCACCCACGGCCGCTGCGTTGCCATCGCGGCTCCCGACGATGACGGTGTCGAGCACCTGGTCGCCATCGTCGAGGTCAAGCAGCGAGACGAGCCCGAAGAGGCTGCGGCGCAAAGGTTGACCACCGTCAGGCGCGAGATCACCGCGGCGATATCGAGATCGCACGGTCTGGCTGTGGCGGATCTTGTTCTGGTCCAACCCGGTTCGATTCCCCTGACCACAAGCGGCAAGGTCAGGCGACGGGACTGCGCGCAGCTGTACCCGCGTGGCGCGTTCACCCGCATAGACGAGGGGCTCCGCGCGCTCGAGCGGCCCGTGGTCGACGACACGGGCGCGGACGCCGGGGCCGACGCGGGATTGGCCCAACGACTCCGCACACTCCACGGGCAGCAACACGACCTGCTGGTAGCGGAGGTGTGCTCGCAGGCGGCAACGGTGTTGGGCCATGCCAGCCCGGACCACATCGATCCCGGGCTCACGTTCCAGGAGCTGGGGTTCGACTCGATCAAGGCCACCGAGTTGCTGGACCGGCTCAAGACCGTCACCGAGCTGGAATTGCCGCTCACCCTGGCCTTCGACTACCCGACGCCGGACGAGTTGGCCACCTACCTGGGCCGGCTGATGGCCGGGCCGGCCTCCGCCGCCGCAGCGGCGGGCGCGCAGGTGCGGGTCGACGAGCCAATCGCCGTGGTGGGGATGGCGTGCCGGTTCCCCGGCCGGGTGGATTCGGCTGCGGCGCTGTGGGATCTGGTGGCCGGCGGCACCGACGCGGTCGGGGATTTTCCGGCCGACCGCGGCTGGGATCTGGCGAACCTGTTCGACCCCGACCCCGACGCGGTCGGCAAGACCTACACGCGTGCCGGCGGTTTCGTCACGGACGTGGCCGGCTTCGACGCCGACTTCTTCGGGATCTCGGCGCGCGAGGCCCAAAGCATGGATCCCCAGCAGCGGTTGCTGTTGGAGGTGTGCTGGGAAGCGTTGGAGACCGCCCGGATCGATCCGGCCAGCCTGGTGGGCTCGGCGACCGGGGTGTTCGCCGGGGCGTGGTCACAGACCTACGGCGCCGGCGGGTCCGATGGCGCGGAAGGATACGGCCTGACCGGTTCGTCCACCAGTGTGGTGTCGGGTCGTGTCGCCTATGCGCTGGGCTTGCAGGGCCCCGCCGTCACCGTCGACACGGCATGCTCGTCCTCGCTGGTGGCCGCGCATTGGGCGTGCCAGTCCCTGCTCAACGGCGAGTCCAGCCTGGCGCTCGCCGGCGGCGTCACGGTGATGACCACCCCGACGATCTTCACCGAGTTCGCCCGCCAACGGGGGCTGGCCGCCGACGGGCGGTGTAAAGCGTTCTCCGCCAATGCCGATGGCACCGGCTGGGGCGAAGGGGCCGCGGTGCTGGTGCTGGAACGGCTCAGCGACGCCCGGCGCAACGACCACCCGGTGCTGGCGCTCATCGCCGGCTCGGCGATCAACCAGGACGGCGCCTCCAACGGTTTGACCGCCCCCAACGGGCCCGCCCAACAACGCGTCATCACCCAGGCCGTGGCCAACGCGGGCATCAACCTCGATGAGGTGGATGTGGTCGAGGCCCACGGCACCGGCACCACGCTGGGTGACCCGATCGAGGCCGGCGCCCTGATCGCCACCTACGGCGCCGCGCGTAAACCACAACATCCGCTGTGGCTGGGATCGATCAAATCCAACATCGGCCACACCCAGGCCGCCGCCGGGGCCGCCGGCATCATCAAAATGGTCGAGGCCCTCAACCACGACAGCCTGCCGCCGACCCTCAACGTCAGCAGCCCCAGCCCGCACATCGACTGGTCGGCCGGCACCGTCCGGCTGCTGACCGAGCCGGTGCCCTGGCCCGCCACCGAACACCCCCGCACCGCGGCGGTGTCCTCGTTCGGGATCAGCGGCACGAATGCGCACCTGATCCTGCAACAGGCCCCCGCCCCGCCGGGCGAAGGGGCCGACGCCGAGGCCCCGGGCGGCGAAGCCGGTGCCGAGTTCGGGCTGTTGCTGTGGCCGGTCTCGGCGCGCACCCCCGCGGCGTTGTGCGCGCAGGCCGACCGGCTGCACCACCACCTTGGAGAGCGTCCCGATCTGGATCCGGCCGATGTGGCCTACAGCCTGGCCACCACGCGGAGCCATCACCCGTACCGGGCGGTGATCAGCGCGCCGGCCGGCAGCGCCGATCCGCGCAAAGAGCTTCTGGATGCCCTGGACGCGCTGCGGGCCGGCCAAGCCCATCCACAGCTGGTCGGTCACCATTACCTGGCCCACCTGCGCGGCAAGATCGTGTTCGTGCTGCCCGGCCAGGGCGGCCAATACCCCGGCATGGGCCGCGAACTCTACGAACACCACCGCGTCTTCGCCGACACCGTCGATGACTGCGACAACGCGTTGCGCCCGTTCACCGGCTGGTCGGTACGCGAGGTCCTGTGCCAGGACCCGGGCGCCCCGGCGCTGGAGCGCGTCGACGTGGTCCAGCCGGTGCTGTTCACCATGATGGTGTCGCTGGCCGAGGTGTTGCGGCACTACGGCATCGTTCCCGACGCCGTGATCGGCCACTCCCAGGGAGAGATCGCCGCGGCCTACATCGCCGGGGTGCTCTCCCTGCCCGAGGCCGCCAAGGTGGTGGCGCTGCGCAGTCGAGCACTCAGCGCCCTGGGCGGTACCGGCGCCATGGCATCGGTCCTGCTCAGCGCCGATCGGCTGGAGCCACTCCTGCGTCCCTGGGGTGCGGCGTTGAGTATCGCCACGATCAACGGCCCCTCGCACACCATCATCAGCGGCACCCCCGACGCGCTGGAGCAGTTCACCGCGACCTGCGAGCGTGACGGCCTCCACATCCGGCCCATCGCCGTCGACTACGCCTCGCACTCGGCCCAGGTCGCACCACTGCGGGAGCGCCTGCTGACCGAGCTGGCCGACCTGACGCCGATGCCGGCCAGCATCCCGCTGTATTCCACAGTGGGAGAAGCACTTTCGGCTGAACCCCTCGACACCACCACCATGGACGCCGACTACTGGTATCGCAACTTGCGCGAGCCGGTCCGGTTCCACGACCGGGTGGCCGAGAGGCTGGCGGTCGGCGAGCACACGTTCGTGGAGCTGTCCCCGCACCCCGTGTTGGCCCCGGCCATCACCGACACCCTGGCCCAGGAAACGAGGCGGACCCAGTCCGCGGTGATCACCACGTTGCACCGCGACCATCCCGACCAGGACAACCTGGCCACCGCCCTGGCCCACCTGCACAACCACGGCCACAGCCCCGCCTGGTCGGCCCTGTATCCCTACGCCCGCACCATCGACCTGCCCACCTACCCCTTCGAGCACCGCCGCTACTGGCTGAACCCCGCCCCGGCCGGCGACGCGTCCGGGCTGGGCCAGGACCCGGCGGAGCATCCCCTGCTGGCTGCGGTGATCGATCTTGCCGACCAGGACCAGGCCGTGTTGACCGGCCGGTTGTCGACGGCCACGCAGGGCTGGCTGCGCGGCCACCAAGTCAAGGACACCGTGCTGTTTCCCGCGACCGGGTTCATCGACTTGGTGCTACAGGCCGGTGAGTACACCGGCTCCCCCGTCATCGACGAACTCGTTCTGCACGCCCCCTTGAGGCTCTCCGACGATGCGCCCACCGATCTGCAGATCGCCGTGCATTCGGCCGCGGACACCGGGCAGCGGACGTTCAGCGTCCACTCGCGCACCGGCGGCCAGTCCGGGGTGTGGACGTTGCACGCCAGCGGCGCGCTGAGCTCCCACCCGCCCGCCACCGCCCTGCTCATGCCGACGCCGGCCGTCGAGGCCGTCGACCAGGACGACTTCTACGAACGGCTGGCCCAGCGCGGCTACCGCTACAGCGGCCCCTTCCGGTCGCTGCGGGGTATCGGCACCGACCCCGCCCAACCCGAGACCGTCTACGCCGAGGTGGCCCTGCCCGCCGGCACCGATGTCGCCGGCTACGGAATCCACCCCGCGCTGATGGACGCCGCCCTGCACGCGATGGCATCGGTGTTGGACCGCACCGGCGAGGCAGACTCGGCGTCGTTGCGGCTGCCCTACGCGTTCAGCGGCATCACCCTGCATGCCACCGCGGCCACTCAGCTGCACCTCCGGCTGAGCCGCACCGCCGACGACACCTGGGAGCTGTGCGCCACCGACCCCGCCGGCGCCCCGGTGATCACCATCGCAACGATCACCCTGCGGGAACTGCCCGACATCACGGGGCCGCTAGCTGTCGCCGGACTCCGGGACAGCGTGTTCCAACTGAGCTGGCCACCTCTGCTCGACGACACCTCAACGGCGGCCGCCCCCGTCCCCGAGTGGGCGGTTGTCACCGGCGCACCCGATCGACTTCCCGCCGGCCTGCAAAACGGGCCGATCCACACCGACCTGGCCGCGGTGGCCCCCTGCCCGGAGTTGGTGATCTGGTTCCTGCCCGACACCGAGGACACGGCTGATCCGCCGCAGCAGGTGCACGACCTGACCCGCGACGTGCTGGCCCAGCTGCAAAGCTGGCTGGCCCGGCCCGACACCGCCCCCGCCCGCCTGCTGGTCGTCACCCGAAACGCGGTCAGCATCAACGCTTTTGACGGTGCCCCCGGCCTGGCCCATGCCGCGGCCTGGGCGCTGATCCACACCGCCCAAAACGAGCACCCCGACCGCATCGTCCTGCTCGACACCGACAACACCGCGGCCAGCCAGGACAACCTGCTCACCATCGCCGCGACCCGACCGGCCGGCGAGCCGCAACTGGCCCTGCGTCACGGCGTGGCCCACATCCCCCGCGTGGCCCGCCCCTTGATCCTGACTCCACCGGATTCCCCCCACTGGCAGTTGTCCAGCACCGGCAGGGGTGACTTGAGCAACCTGACCCTGGCCGCGACGACTCCCGACGCGCTGGCCCCCGGTCAGGTCCGCGTCCAGATCCGGGCGGCGGGGCTGAACTTCCACGATGTGGTCGTCGCGTTGGGCGCCATCGCCGACGAGAACATGGGCAGCGAGGCGGCCGGGATCGTCCTCGAAGCCGCGCCCGGCAGTTCATTCCGTCCCGGCGACGCGGTGATGGGCTCGTTCACCACCAACGCGTTCGCGCCCACCGCGATCGCCGACGAGCGCCTGCTGGTGCCGGTCCCGGACGGGTGGTCGTTCACCCAAGCGGCGTCGGCGCCGGTGGCGTTTTTGACCGCCTACATCTCCCTGGTCGAGATCGCCGGGCTGTCGGCGGGCCAGCGGGTGCTCATCCACGCCGGGTCCGGCGGCGTCGGACAGGCCGCCATCCAGATCGCGCACCACCTGGGTGCCGAGGTCTTCGCCACCGCCCATCCGAGCAAGCATCACGTGCTCACCGGACTGGGGTTGGACCCCGACCACATCGCTTCCTCGCGCACCCTGGATTTCCTCGACGCCTTCCGCGCCGCCACCGGCGGCCGGGGCATGGACGTCGTGCTCAACAGCCTGGCCGGAGAGTTCATCGATGCCTCGCTGAAACTGCTGCCGCGCGGGGGCAGCTTCGTCGAGATCGGCAAAACGGACCTCCGTGCTGCCGCCGAGGTCGCCGCCGCCCATCCCGGAGTCGACTACCAGGTCTACGACTTGGCCAGCGCCACCGCGCAAGAGCTGCAGCCGGCGTGGGCGGCGCTCGCCGAGATGTTCGCCTCCGGCGCCCTCAAGCCGCTGCCCACCACCAGCTACGGCCTGCTGACTGCCCCCCAGGCCTTCCGCGACATGAGCCAGGGGATCCATATCGGAAAGATCGTCCTGCTTCCGCCCCCGGTGCTGGATCCCGAGGGCACGGTGCTGATCACCGGGGGTACCGGGATGCTGGGCGCGCTCTTCGCCGAACACCTCGTCACCCACCACGGCGTCAAGCATCTGCTGCTGGTGTCTCGTAGCGGCCCGGCCGCTTCCGGCGCCGCGGAACTTCAGCAGCGCCTGGCCGGGCTCGGCGCCCAGGCCACCATCACCGCCTGTGACACCGCCAACGCCACCGAGTTGGCTAGAGTGCTGGACAACATTCCCGCTCAGCATCCGTTGACCGCCGTGCTGCACGCCGCCGGGGTGCTGGAAGACGCCGCGGTGGCCGACATGACCGCCGATCAGATCGACGCGGTCCTGGCCGCCAAGGTCGATGCCGCCTGGCATCTGCATCGCCTCACCGCCGACCGCGACCTGGCGGCCTTCGTCCTGTTCTCCTCGGCCGCGGGCATATTGGGCAGCCCCGGGCAGGGCAACTACGCGGCCGCCAACGCCTACCTGGACGCGCTGGCCCGCCAGCGCAACCACACCCGGCTCGTGGCCACCAGCCTGGCCTGGGGTTACTGGCAAACCCCCAGCGGCATGACCGCCCACCTGTCCACCGCCGACCTGACCCGCCTGGCCCGCACCGGTCTGACCCCCATCACCAACGAGCACGGCCTGGCGCTGTTCGACGCCGCGATCGCCAGTCAGCGCCCCAACCTGCTGGCCAGCCCCTTCAACATCGCCGCGTTGACCCGCCAAGCGCGCAACAACGCGCTGCCCGCGATCCTGTCGACGCTGACCACCGGCCGCCCCCGCGCCAGCGTCGCCAGTGCCCGCAGTCTGCAGGCTCAGCTGGCCGCTCAGACCCCCGAACAGCAACTGCAGGCTCTCACCGCGATGGTCACCGCCACCACCGCCGCCGTGTTGTCCCACCCGGATCCGGCGGCCCTCGATTCCGACCGTCCGTTCAAAGACTTGGGCATCGACTCACTGACCGCCCTGGAATTGCGCAACACCATCAACCAACACACCGGCCTGGCCCTGCCGGCGACCCTGGTCCTCGACCACCCCACGCCGGCCGCGCTCGCCGCCCACCTGGCCGACCTGCTCATCGACACCGCCGCGCCATCGGCCCCCGCGGCTCAAGTCGCCACGCACGACGATGAGCCGGTGGACAACCGGCTCGCATACGTGGATCAGGCGATGTTTCTTGCGATGCGAGCGGTTCACGACACACTGACCCAGTTCACGTGGCTCTATGACCACGCCGTCGACGTCGATGCGCTACGGCGTTTCCACCGCAATCTGGGATGCGGGTTGCTCGGACGCAAAATCGAGCGGTCTCCGTTACCGTTCGCGCGCGATCGCTGGGTCAGGGCTACGGCGACGGCCGACCTCGATGTCGCCGCGACGGCGCGGCCGCGCGCCGAGGTGAACGCCTGGCTCGACGAGCGGGCGCGCCTACCCATCGACCCCGAGTGGGGACCCGGCTGGCATCTGGGGATGCTGCCGCTCGACGACGGCGGGGCCGCGGTAACTCTGGTGGTTTCCCATACGCTCGTCGACGGGATCGGGCTCGGCCAGGCGATCGCCGATGCCGCCGAGGGCAGGATGCGCGACTTCGGCTACCCGCCCGGGGGATCGCGCACCCGCAGGCAGGCCGTGCGTGAGGACTTGCGGCAAACCGTCCAGGAACTGCCCGGCATAGCGAAGGCCTTCGCCTCCGCGGCGGAAAAAATCTGGTCCGACCGCAAACATTTCACCTCGTCGGTCAAGGCGGCACCACCACCTGCCCCCAGGACCACCGACAGCGATCACGTGGTGGAGGTGCCCGCCGTGACCGCATACGTGGACTTGACGAAATGGGATGCTCGCGCGAAAGGCCTTGGCGCAAGCAGCAATTCACTGGTGGCAGCGGTTGCGTGCAGACTCGCGGTGCGGGCGGGGCGCGTTCACGACGACGGAACGGTCACCCTGCGGTTTCCGGTGACGCTTCGGGCCGAAGACGATACCCGCGGCAATGCGCTCACGGTGGTCGACGTGGTAGTCGACCCGACGCACGCGGTGTCGGATCTCGGGGATATGCACGCAAAGATCACACAGGCGATCCTCGCGGCGATGAAGAACCCCGATGAGGAGTATTTGTCGACGTTCCCGCTGGCACCGTTGGTGCCGAAGCGGCTGAACAGGAGGCTGGCGGGGCTCGCGGCCGGTGGTGCCAGCCATCCGGTCACCGTCTCCAATGTCGGTGACCTGCCCGCGGCGGTGAACCGGCCCGACGGCACCGACGCCGACTATGCGTACATGAGGTCCGTCGAGCCCGATATCAAGAAGAGCACGCTCGAGCACATCGGGGGGCAGCTGTTCGTGGGTTCGGGGCGGAGCCGCGGGAAGATCTTCTTCAGGATCTCCGCATACGTTCTCGGCCGGCCAAACACCCAAGATGAGCTGCGGGAGATGGTCTCGAGCACTTTCGCCGAGTTCGACCTTGTTGCCGAAATCGATTGCTAG
- a CDS encoding acyltransferase family protein → MPVLGAALVIGAGCATPSQNCGRALAVRPMRAIGRASYSWYLWHWPVLVLVAPLLGHPLGLAGRLATVLVSSGLAVLTLRFVENPLRFAAPIRHSALASLALGGAATAMAVAVGVALLASIPVPVGHGPAAAALSIDATPPPAGSSIDARRGGASGVRAGAGRGQRIG, encoded by the coding sequence TTGCCCGTGCTGGGCGCGGCGCTGGTGATCGGCGCCGGCTGTGCCACACCGTCGCAGAATTGCGGCCGCGCGCTGGCAGTGCGACCGATGCGGGCGATCGGCCGGGCGTCCTATTCGTGGTATCTGTGGCACTGGCCGGTGCTGGTGCTGGTAGCGCCGTTGCTGGGCCACCCCCTTGGGCTGGCCGGCAGGTTGGCGACGGTCCTCGTCTCCAGTGGGCTGGCGGTGCTTACCCTGCGCTTCGTCGAAAACCCGCTGCGGTTCGCCGCCCCAATCCGCCACTCCGCCCTGGCCAGCCTCGCGCTCGGTGGCGCCGCGACTGCGATGGCGGTCGCCGTGGGCGTGGCGCTGCTGGCATCGATTCCCGTACCGGTGGGGCACGGCCCAGCGGCTGCGGCGCTGTCCATCGATGCAACGCCGCCCCCCGCAGGTTCCAGCATCGACGCACGACGCGGCGGTGCATCTGGCGTTCGCGCAGGTGCAGGCCGCGGTCAACGCATCGGCTGA
- a CDS encoding SGNH hydrolase domain-containing protein, whose translation MQAAVNASAELKAVPSNLDPPLAGTAAEYKAVFQNGCLRNLFEAGQPECATGDTASTTTVALLGDSHATMWAPAFQHIAMRRHWRLETLGKGACTPMGLPIADTIRRAVSDALCQQWRAQILARLGRCCFSR comes from the coding sequence GTGCAGGCCGCGGTCAACGCATCGGCTGAGCTCAAGGCCGTCCCGTCGAACCTGGACCCTCCGCTCGCCGGTACGGCGGCCGAATATAAGGCCGTATTCCAGAATGGGTGCCTGCGCAATCTTTTCGAAGCGGGTCAACCTGAGTGCGCCACGGGCGATACCGCCTCGACGACGACGGTGGCCCTGCTCGGCGACTCGCATGCCACGATGTGGGCCCCGGCGTTCCAGCACATCGCCATGCGGCGGCACTGGCGGCTGGAGACTCTGGGAAAGGGCGCCTGCACGCCGATGGGCTTGCCGATCGCCGATACCATACGTCGCGCGGTGTCCGACGCGTTATGTCAGCAATGGCGCGCCCAGATCCTCGCCCGCCTAGGACGGTGCTGTTTTAGTCGCTGA